In one window of Rhizobium oryzihabitans DNA:
- a CDS encoding DUF968 domain-containing protein yields MAFEIRKTECQPIPKKRPAKRSGYLAWLHDLPCCVTGRTGVQAAHVSFSNTWHGHYGRGRGTKAPDRFALPLCEAEHRKQHSMNEATYWKQVGIDPHELANTLFGIWSDYEEHEATSYATARIMSGVAVAGRLPSRDLA; encoded by the coding sequence ATGGCCTTTGAAATCCGAAAGACGGAATGCCAGCCGATTCCAAAGAAGCGTCCAGCAAAACGCAGCGGCTACCTGGCTTGGCTCCACGATCTACCGTGCTGCGTCACAGGCCGCACCGGGGTTCAGGCTGCCCATGTCTCTTTTTCGAACACATGGCACGGCCACTATGGGCGAGGACGAGGCACGAAAGCTCCTGACCGCTTCGCTTTGCCACTCTGCGAGGCCGAACACCGTAAGCAGCACAGCATGAACGAGGCCACCTACTGGAAACAGGTAGGTATTGACCCGCACGAGCTTGCCAACACGCTTTTTGGCATCTGGAGCGATTACGAGGAACACGAGGCCACCAGCTACGCCACGGCTCGGATTATGAGCGGTGTTGCTGTCGCCGGCCGTTTACCGTCGAGGGATTTGGCATGA
- a CDS encoding AAA family ATPase has product MLEDRLLAHLLRKRNHRLPDRSVRKDDRERTLHSEGSLTMKIERAVREKTYTLTSIAGPSGSGKTYSALLYARGLVGPEGKIGFIDTENKRSRFYADVAGGFDVIDLDPPFTSGRYIEAIKAFEKAGYPAIVVDSISHEWEGSGGVLEQAEAIEERTKRAGLHCWQKPKAGHKKLMNELLQTRAHLIFCCRVKEKVVQVKGQNGKTEIVNEGFVVVQEKSFIYEMTVSMMLEEGTHVPLLQKCPGDLLSAFPQGSRITTQIGTTVSQWANEGRAVDIEVEDAKREGLVIANQGVGPLTEWWKALAPGKKKVLESFKDTLKSIASAHDQMLADQMDAGGGDIAERIAAARKASGDTTDGQEGFNRDFVRQQTQGASASRPDQDNTPSADAPPAPASSADAGNTPVDEAGADDTPASDAPASTIYPTDRADLIECCRKLMFIVVDPSLETPQQRRATLVTAKDNWKDSLPEELHLHIKAFVESADAQIKADPKVMPALREKALTHFAEMLDCKASDLGGVDG; this is encoded by the coding sequence GTGCTGGAAGACCGGCTTTTGGCCCACCTATTACGGAAGCGGAATCACCGTCTCCCCGACCGATCAGTTCGAAAAGATGATCGAGAACGAACCCTCCATTCCGAAGGCAGCTTGACCATGAAAATCGAACGCGCAGTGCGCGAGAAAACCTATACGCTCACGTCGATCGCCGGCCCTTCCGGCTCTGGAAAAACTTACAGCGCCCTGCTCTACGCTCGCGGCCTTGTCGGCCCGGAAGGCAAGATCGGGTTCATCGACACCGAAAACAAGCGCTCCAGGTTTTATGCCGACGTCGCCGGCGGCTTTGATGTGATAGACCTCGACCCGCCTTTCACGTCCGGTCGTTACATCGAGGCGATCAAGGCTTTCGAGAAGGCTGGGTATCCTGCCATCGTCGTGGATAGCATTTCCCACGAATGGGAAGGCTCTGGCGGTGTTCTAGAGCAAGCCGAAGCTATCGAGGAGCGCACCAAGCGTGCTGGCCTGCACTGCTGGCAGAAGCCAAAGGCTGGCCACAAGAAGCTCATGAACGAGCTGCTGCAAACGCGCGCTCATCTGATCTTCTGCTGCCGCGTCAAAGAAAAGGTCGTTCAGGTGAAAGGCCAGAACGGCAAGACGGAAATCGTCAACGAGGGCTTTGTCGTCGTTCAGGAGAAGTCATTCATCTACGAAATGACGGTATCCATGATGCTGGAAGAGGGAACGCACGTTCCGCTGCTCCAGAAATGCCCAGGAGACCTCCTGAGCGCGTTCCCGCAGGGAAGCCGCATCACAACCCAGATTGGTACGACCGTCAGCCAGTGGGCGAATGAGGGACGCGCCGTCGATATCGAAGTTGAAGACGCGAAGCGAGAAGGCCTCGTGATCGCAAACCAAGGCGTCGGACCGCTTACCGAATGGTGGAAGGCACTGGCTCCGGGAAAGAAAAAGGTTCTCGAGTCATTCAAGGACACGCTCAAGTCGATTGCGTCTGCTCACGACCAAATGCTGGCCGATCAGATGGATGCAGGTGGCGGAGACATCGCCGAACGCATCGCCGCCGCACGTAAAGCCTCTGGCGACACCACAGACGGGCAGGAGGGCTTTAACCGTGACTTTGTGCGCCAACAGACACAAGGCGCATCAGCGTCTCGCCCTGACCAAGACAACACCCCTTCCGCCGACGCTCCCCCTGCCCCTGCGTCGTCGGCAGATGCTGGCAATACGCCAGTAGATGAGGCCGGAGCGGATGATACCCCCGCATCGGATGCTCCGGCCTCGACCATTTACCCAACGGATCGCGCTGACCTGATCGAGTGCTGCCGAAAGCTCATGTTCATCGTGGTTGATCCATCGCTGGAGACGCCGCAACAGCGCCGCGCCACGCTTGTCACCGCAAAGGACAACTGGAAGGACAGTCTGCCGGAAGAACTTCACCTGCACATCAAGGCTTTTGTCGAAAGCGCTGACGCCCAGATCAAGGCTGACCCGAAGGTGATGCCGGCTCTGCGTGAAAAGGCGCTGACGCACTTTGCCGAAATGCTGGACTGCAAGGCTTCTGATTTGGGAGGCGTCGATGGCTAA
- a CDS encoding PD-(D/E)XK nuclease-like domain-containing protein: protein MEKVVDIPGSEQSTGTLASGIVGALSDKFPTKKSERAYRGGKVTEPGVYRYMPMSVYHSDCCHGPSISSSGLREIAPPDGCPVKFWDNSYLNPDRAPEVQKDHFSLGKAVHTLLLGEEGFRDQYVVRPEEYSDYKTKKAREWRENQIAAGKTVLLPSAIEQIEGMADRVANDRTFVDLLRGDVERSVIYLDQKTGVWVKTRPDSIPADNVIADLKTTADASDRGCALSVRKFNYHMQLALASTAIKEVRNIDVKDHVLLFIEPKRPYAYNIKPVDAQYIWYGQRQNRAALNAFAECWKTGFWPTYYGSGITVSPTDQFEKMIENEPSIPKAA, encoded by the coding sequence ATGGAAAAGGTAGTTGATATTCCAGGTTCCGAACAATCCACCGGCACCCTAGCATCAGGCATCGTTGGCGCGCTGAGCGATAAGTTCCCGACGAAGAAGAGCGAGCGCGCCTATCGCGGCGGAAAGGTGACGGAACCGGGCGTGTACCGTTACATGCCTATGTCGGTCTATCATTCCGATTGCTGCCACGGCCCTTCTATCTCTTCTAGCGGATTGCGTGAGATTGCCCCGCCAGATGGTTGCCCTGTCAAGTTCTGGGATAACAGCTATCTGAACCCCGACCGCGCGCCAGAGGTCCAGAAGGACCATTTCAGCCTTGGCAAAGCCGTTCACACGCTGTTGCTAGGAGAAGAAGGTTTCCGTGACCAGTACGTGGTCCGCCCCGAAGAATACTCTGACTACAAAACGAAAAAGGCCCGCGAGTGGCGCGAAAATCAGATCGCCGCCGGCAAGACGGTGTTGCTGCCTTCTGCAATCGAGCAGATCGAGGGCATGGCGGATCGTGTCGCTAATGACCGGACATTCGTTGACCTGTTGCGTGGCGACGTTGAGCGCTCTGTCATCTATCTCGACCAGAAAACTGGCGTGTGGGTAAAGACCCGGCCCGATTCCATTCCGGCCGACAACGTCATTGCCGACCTGAAAACGACCGCCGACGCCAGCGACCGCGGATGCGCGTTGTCTGTCCGCAAGTTCAATTATCACATGCAGCTTGCTCTTGCCTCCACGGCAATCAAGGAAGTCCGCAACATCGACGTGAAGGATCACGTCCTGCTCTTCATAGAACCGAAGCGCCCCTACGCTTACAACATCAAGCCGGTTGACGCGCAGTATATCTGGTACGGCCAGCGCCAGAACCGAGCGGCTTTGAACGCCTTTGCCGAGTGCTGGAAGACCGGCTTTTGGCCCACCTATTACGGAAGCGGAATCACCGTCTCCCCGACCGATCAGTTCGAAAAGATGATCGAGAACGAACCCTCCATTCCGAAGGCAGCTTGA
- a CDS encoding C2H2-type zinc finger protein encodes MADHAAWGDDMIDLDREGREPMVYIDWRQRGNFKCDHCEKVLKTLDGLKSHMKNVHDVSADALRSKLKSDQKAIAEAEKARRESERREAEARRHRKVVLTTAEIDEIVTELNSLIDMMEAYYSQGDCDKSARDLIDRLEAKADGRS; translated from the coding sequence ATGGCAGACCATGCAGCATGGGGCGATGACATGATCGACCTTGATAGAGAAGGCCGGGAGCCGATGGTCTATATCGACTGGCGGCAGCGCGGCAACTTCAAATGCGACCATTGCGAAAAGGTCTTGAAGACGCTCGACGGTCTCAAGAGCCACATGAAAAATGTCCATGACGTTTCGGCTGACGCTCTGAGAAGTAAGTTGAAGTCCGATCAGAAGGCGATTGCGGAAGCTGAGAAAGCGCGCCGCGAGAGTGAACGCCGGGAAGCCGAAGCCCGCAGACATCGCAAAGTCGTTCTGACGACAGCCGAGATTGATGAGATCGTCACCGAGTTGAACAGCCTCATCGACATGATGGAGGCATACTATTCTCAGGGCGACTGCGACAAGTCTGCACGTGACCTAATCGATCGGCTCGAAGCCAAAGCTGACGGGAGATCGTGA